The Thermoplasmata archaeon DNA window GTCATGATGACCCTCATGTTCCCGATGATGTTCCTGAGCGGGGTCTTCTTCCCGATCCAGCAGATGCCCTGGTTCATGCAGGACATCGCGCAGATCCTTCCGCTGACCTACGCGACGACGGCCCTGAGGAAGGTCATGGTCCTCGGCGCGGGGGTGGATGCGGTCTTCCCGGAGATCATGATCCTGCTCGCGTTTGGGGTCGTGCTCCTCGCGATCGCGGTACCCATGTTCCGGAAGGCGATGACCCGCTAAGGTACACGGCACCGACCGGTCGCGCGGCGGCTCATGCGGAGTAGTACGCCTCGTCGTACGGTTCGGGCGGCAGCCCCTTCCGCGTGCGGATGCTCCGCACGA harbors:
- a CDS encoding ABC transporter permease; translated protein: AVARFGVVVYGNLLLVAGLILLSVFSFVGLGILITSFTDKEETATMVMMTLMFPMMFLSGVFFPIQQMPWFMQDIAQILPLTYATTALRKVMVLGAGVDAVFPEIMILLAFGVVLLAIAVPMFRKAMTR